A region from the Simiduia sp. 21SJ11W-1 genome encodes:
- a CDS encoding FMN-dependent NADH-azoreductase, protein MHALIIRTSILGENSSSNELINHWVSTHNPTQVTERNLAAAPIPHLDGARFAAINAPEPSAEQQPIQALSDTLIAEIEQADAIVIGLPMYNFGVPSQVKSWMDHLARAGRTFKYTPEGPKGLLADKPVTIIATRGGAYAGSPHDHQAPFVKQFLGFIGLTNVHFVYAETLASERRAAVIGDARTAIAAA, encoded by the coding sequence ATGCACGCATTGATTATCCGAACCAGTATTCTTGGCGAGAACTCAAGTTCAAATGAGTTGATTAATCACTGGGTTAGCACCCATAACCCCACGCAGGTTACCGAGCGCAACCTGGCGGCAGCGCCCATTCCCCACCTGGATGGCGCACGCTTTGCCGCCATCAATGCGCCTGAGCCCAGCGCCGAGCAACAGCCCATTCAGGCCTTGTCTGATACGCTGATTGCTGAAATTGAACAGGCCGATGCCATAGTAATTGGCTTGCCCATGTATAACTTTGGCGTGCCCTCACAGGTAAAAAGCTGGATGGATCACCTGGCCCGGGCCGGGCGCACCTTCAAGTACACGCCCGAAGGCCCGAAAGGCTTGCTGGCTGATAAGCCCGTCACCATTATTGCGACCCGTGGCGGTGCCTATGCGGGCTCACCCCATGATCATCAGGCGCCTTTTGTTAAGCAGTTTTTGGGCTTTATAGGGCTCACCAACGTACACTTTGTGTACGCGGAAACACTGGCCTCTGAGCGCCGGGCCGCCGTTATTGGCGATGCGCGCACAGCGATTGCGGCCGCGTGA
- a CDS encoding LysR substrate-binding domain-containing protein has protein sequence MITLEALQVLDAIDRKGSFAGAAAELHRVPSALSYTVKQLEAYLQLELFDRTGQRAVMTEAGRQVLKRARRLLEGAEQLTVEARQLATGWEPRLRLVVESILPMGPLWPVIARFSELHPGIEIDVSEQTMTGSWEALADQRADLLIGVPATEPAGVNASKAPLGEFCSQLVCAPSHPLALMAPGELTDEALKQFAQIVLRDSARRLPPRSVGLFAAKRQILVDHYYAKEQAILSGLGFGQLPKLRIQPYLDSGALVPLDAIVPLHGVMLYLAWDETRAGRGVRWFVETLGGERIFEDFLLSAARAR, from the coding sequence ATGATTACCTTGGAAGCCCTGCAAGTGCTGGATGCCATCGACCGCAAGGGCAGTTTTGCCGGTGCTGCGGCAGAGCTGCACCGCGTGCCCTCGGCGCTTTCCTACACCGTTAAACAGCTGGAGGCGTATCTGCAGTTGGAATTATTTGATCGCACAGGGCAGCGTGCAGTGATGACCGAGGCCGGCCGCCAGGTACTTAAGCGTGCACGCAGGCTGCTGGAGGGGGCCGAGCAGCTCACCGTTGAGGCGCGCCAGCTGGCCACCGGTTGGGAGCCAAGGTTGCGCCTGGTGGTGGAATCCATCTTGCCTATGGGCCCATTGTGGCCGGTGATTGCCCGGTTTTCAGAGCTGCACCCGGGTATTGAAATTGATGTCTCTGAGCAAACCATGACCGGCAGCTGGGAAGCGCTTGCTGATCAGCGGGCAGACCTGTTAATCGGTGTGCCCGCCACTGAACCTGCCGGCGTTAATGCCAGCAAGGCGCCACTCGGTGAGTTTTGCTCGCAGCTTGTGTGTGCACCCAGTCACCCGTTGGCGCTAATGGCCCCCGGTGAGTTAACCGATGAAGCACTCAAGCAATTTGCACAAATCGTATTGCGTGATTCCGCGCGCAGGTTGCCGCCGCGTTCGGTGGGGTTGTTTGCGGCCAAGCGCCAAATTTTGGTGGATCACTACTACGCCAAAGAGCAGGCCATTCTATCGGGCTTAGGCTTTGGGCAGCTGCCCAAGCTACGCATTCAACCCTATCTCGATAGCGGCGCCTTGGTGCCCCTTGATGCCATAGTGCCGCTGCACGGTGTGATGCTGTATTTGGCTTGGGATGAAACCCGTGCGGGCCGCGGTGTGCGCTGGTTTGTGGAGACGCTTGGCGGCGAGCGGATCTTTGAAGATTTTTTGCTTTCAGCTGCACGGGCCCGGTGA
- a CDS encoding putative porin produces the protein MRAIRNFLSVACFAALPAVAGAQDYQLEVEAGYVTDTESDIDAINVGGTFHWRQVSTAGSPLAEAAFLDRVGGVSVDYLRIDTDFGDFDAWSLEADHYFDSGLYLAARGTFPDEGDDTWGASVGFVATEGLLLVLDADDNGDDIDYTGRAKYVGKLAGDTAWGLDVAIADEVYGVGANYFFSAAFLIGADITLYDEADATTLGLEAKYFFTPRFWGSANYNTDVAGDADLSTWGIAAGLRF, from the coding sequence ATGCGAGCAATTCGTAATTTTTTATCAGTGGCATGTTTTGCAGCCCTGCCCGCAGTTGCAGGCGCACAAGATTATCAGCTGGAAGTGGAAGCCGGTTATGTAACCGACACCGAAAGCGACATCGATGCTATCAATGTGGGTGGCACCTTTCACTGGCGCCAAGTGTCTACCGCGGGCAGCCCTTTGGCCGAAGCGGCATTTTTAGATCGCGTAGGTGGGGTATCGGTTGATTACTTGCGCATTGATACAGACTTCGGCGATTTCGACGCCTGGTCTTTAGAGGCCGATCACTATTTCGACAGCGGTTTGTACTTGGCTGCGCGTGGCACTTTCCCCGATGAAGGCGACGACACCTGGGGCGCCTCAGTTGGCTTTGTGGCCACTGAAGGTTTGTTGCTGGTATTGGATGCAGACGACAACGGTGACGACATAGATTACACCGGCCGCGCCAAGTACGTGGGCAAGCTGGCTGGCGATACCGCCTGGGGCCTGGATGTTGCCATTGCCGATGAAGTCTACGGCGTTGGCGCCAACTACTTTTTCAGCGCTGCTTTCCTCATTGGCGCAGACATCACCTTATATGATGAAGCAGACGCCACTACTCTGGGTCTGGAAGCCAAGTACTTCTTCACCCCAAGGTTTTGGGGATCTGCAAACTACAACACAGACGTTGCTGGCGACGCCGACCTTTCAACCTGGGGTATTGCTGCAGGCCTACGTTTCTAA
- a CDS encoding alkane 1-monooxygenase, with the protein MSWLTPTYTAQNAQGQTLSYSDGKRWAWAWSVINPFFCWIGIGLYVATGIELLLWYPLLQGYVIFPLLDWWIGEDTNNPPEEIVPQLEQDPYYRWLTYLVVPMHYVAFIGAAWWLATSDVSVWGYLAVSLSVGLAAGLGINTGHELGHKTRKLDRWLAKLVLAVPFYGHFWIEHNRGHHRHVSTPEDVASSRMGESIYRFALREIPGGIVRGWQLEAERLAKQGRSAWSIHNEILHSYVVSLLLQGGLIIWLGWQMLPFLIIHNVIAWWQLTSANYVEHYGLLRAKRENGRYEPCAPHHSWNSNHKLTNQVLFHLQRHSDHHANMARAYQSLRDFPDLPRLPNGYYGMFLVAYFPALWFKVMNPRLLALTHVQGDLSKVNIDPAAREALYARYGQPQAS; encoded by the coding sequence ATGAGTTGGTTAACCCCTACTTACACCGCTCAAAATGCCCAAGGGCAAACCCTGAGTTACAGCGACGGTAAGCGCTGGGCCTGGGCGTGGTCTGTGATCAACCCGTTTTTTTGCTGGATCGGCATTGGCCTTTATGTTGCAACGGGCATCGAGCTGCTGTTGTGGTACCCCTTGCTGCAAGGCTATGTGATTTTCCCGCTGCTGGATTGGTGGATAGGCGAAGACACCAATAACCCGCCCGAAGAAATTGTGCCCCAGCTGGAGCAAGATCCCTATTACCGCTGGCTTACCTATCTGGTGGTGCCCATGCACTATGTGGCGTTTATCGGTGCCGCCTGGTGGCTGGCCACCAGTGACGTGAGCGTGTGGGGCTATTTGGCCGTGAGTTTATCGGTGGGTTTGGCTGCGGGTCTGGGCATCAATACCGGCCATGAGCTGGGCCATAAAACCCGCAAGCTCGATCGCTGGTTGGCAAAGTTGGTACTTGCCGTGCCGTTTTACGGGCATTTTTGGATTGAGCACAATCGCGGGCATCACCGCCACGTTTCAACGCCTGAAGATGTTGCCTCCTCGCGCATGGGGGAAAGCATTTATCGGTTTGCGCTGCGTGAAATCCCCGGTGGCATTGTGCGTGGCTGGCAGCTGGAGGCCGAGCGCTTGGCCAAGCAAGGGCGATCTGCCTGGAGTATTCACAATGAAATATTGCATTCTTATGTGGTGTCGTTGCTGCTGCAGGGCGGGCTGATTATCTGGTTGGGTTGGCAGATGCTGCCGTTTCTGATTATTCACAATGTGATTGCCTGGTGGCAGCTCACCAGCGCAAATTATGTAGAACACTACGGGTTGCTGCGCGCCAAGCGCGAAAACGGCCGCTACGAACCCTGTGCGCCGCACCACTCATGGAATTCAAATCACAAGTTGACCAATCAGGTGTTGTTTCACTTGCAGCGTCACAGTGATCACCACGCCAATATGGCGCGCGCCTACCAATCGTTGCGCGACTTTCCCGATTTGCCACGCCTGCCCAATGGTTACTACGGCATGTTTCTGGTGGCCTATTTTCCCGCGCTTTGGTTCAAAGTGATGAACCCACGGCTGCTGGCGTTAACTCACGTGCAGGGCGATTTATCCAAAGTGAATATTGACCCGGCCGCCCGTGAGGCGCTGTACGCGCGCTACGGGCAGCCGCAGGCGAGTTGA
- a CDS encoding DUF4124 domain-containing protein, translated as MTALMLGVSSYLLYLRTGHTPWSLLGIHSWSDAGNRVSPTLDIDQMALKVSQSLQAAGATAKAQAENLLPDGVKPGAEATQVYRWVDAQGVTHFGEVPPEDVSATAVTLAPNRNVIQGVPSEVVESEAEQPVQDTQALMEQLKAQRSDALSGAGE; from the coding sequence ATGACGGCACTGATGTTGGGCGTAAGCAGCTATTTGCTATACCTGCGCACGGGGCATACGCCTTGGTCTTTACTGGGTATTCACAGTTGGTCTGATGCGGGCAACCGGGTGTCGCCCACACTGGATATTGATCAGATGGCCTTGAAGGTAAGCCAGTCGTTGCAAGCGGCTGGCGCTACGGCCAAAGCGCAGGCAGAAAACTTACTGCCTGATGGGGTAAAGCCTGGTGCGGAAGCTACCCAGGTTTACCGCTGGGTAGATGCCCAAGGTGTTACCCACTTTGGTGAGGTGCCACCAGAAGATGTATCGGCCACCGCTGTGACCCTTGCCCCCAATCGCAATGTTATTCAGGGTGTGCCGAGCGAAGTTGTTGAAAGTGAAGCAGAGCAACCAGTACAAGATACGCAGGCACTCATGGAGCAGCTTAAGGCGCAGAGGTCCGATGCCTTATCGGGCGCGGGCGAGTAA
- a CDS encoding group II truncated hemoglobin, with product MIAPKKPFGLMDNSFQSAGGYEGVKQLVDVFYDEMAAQTVAEKIHHMHTDDAALRRDKLTRFLCGWLGGPRLFSETYGPINIPKVHAHLDVGEAERDAWLFCMERALARMPYDPDFKHYLQEQLKIPAERIRQVSQMARRAQSTPHG from the coding sequence ATGATTGCCCCGAAAAAGCCCTTTGGATTAATGGATAATTCATTTCAGTCTGCCGGTGGTTATGAGGGCGTAAAGCAGCTGGTGGATGTGTTTTATGATGAAATGGCGGCGCAAACGGTTGCGGAAAAAATTCACCACATGCACACAGACGACGCCGCACTCAGGCGCGACAAGCTCACCCGTTTCTTGTGCGGCTGGCTGGGTGGCCCGCGGTTATTTTCCGAAACCTACGGGCCCATTAATATTCCGAAGGTACACGCCCACTTGGATGTAGGCGAAGCCGAGCGAGACGCCTGGCTGTTCTGTATGGAGAGGGCCTTGGCGCGCATGCCCTATGACCCGGATTTCAAACACTACTTGCAGGAGCAATTGAAAATTCCCGCCGAGCGCATTCGTCAGGTTTCCCAGATGGCGCGGCGTGCGCAATCAACACCGCACGGCTAG
- a CDS encoding pectinacetylesterase family protein: MNTLRCFLMASLLVASWPLLAEPGDYGFWKTLGNLFAPERANDPVSFSETQGMYPLQQKDSNFNDGFNPGNYDNWQKVDVPLSSGAMCGNGSPFKFFVYRVPDTNNTVFYFEGGGACWDYESCSGQAGIRGARNPNGIPDNYVQNINLLDFQNSANLGTAAASPIIYTHHPYNQFKTGEWNIVYVPYCTGDIYVGDKTVVYEDPTGQNDDLIWHHNGLRNVQAVTSWVKNNLKKPTQLAVTGCSAGSIGALMNYSKLRGHFESSYGYLVDDSGPLYDAPLTSTDTQRHPSLPLHREVLSSWTMFSANGDPSEENPINMLREVTPGFDVNRLASLYGGLSAKFPNDRLGITHFLADGNFSSYSYERFYDDIENKPDTDTKLNKLREKWQQDTQDNLIPLLAATGNWSYYFPMYRNFNESHCTTVLDFRYGEIEELGLSLYDFMNNVVNYRGGAPLRAVETDKVSDYVNNHDWFYDLIEGLL, translated from the coding sequence ATGAATACACTGCGTTGTTTTTTAATGGCGTCGCTACTGGTGGCGTCATGGCCACTGCTGGCCGAGCCCGGTGACTATGGCTTCTGGAAAACTCTGGGCAACCTGTTTGCCCCCGAGCGTGCCAACGATCCGGTAAGTTTTTCCGAAACCCAGGGTATGTACCCACTACAGCAAAAAGATTCAAACTTTAACGACGGCTTTAACCCGGGCAACTACGATAACTGGCAGAAGGTCGATGTGCCCTTAAGCAGTGGTGCCATGTGCGGCAATGGTTCACCGTTCAAGTTTTTTGTATACCGGGTGCCAGATACCAACAACACCGTTTTTTATTTTGAAGGCGGCGGTGCCTGCTGGGATTACGAGAGTTGCTCGGGGCAGGCGGGTATTCGGGGTGCGCGCAACCCTAACGGCATACCTGATAACTATGTGCAAAACATCAACCTGCTGGATTTTCAAAACTCCGCCAATCTCGGTACTGCGGCCGCGTCACCCATTATTTACACCCACCATCCCTACAACCAATTTAAAACCGGCGAGTGGAATATTGTGTACGTTCCCTATTGCACGGGCGATATCTATGTAGGTGACAAGACCGTAGTGTATGAAGACCCTACCGGCCAAAATGACGATCTTATTTGGCACCATAACGGGTTGCGCAATGTGCAGGCCGTGACATCCTGGGTGAAAAACAACCTGAAAAAGCCCACGCAGCTTGCGGTGACCGGTTGCAGTGCCGGCAGCATTGGCGCGCTGATGAATTACTCCAAGCTGCGGGGCCATTTTGAAAGCAGCTACGGCTATTTGGTAGATGACTCAGGCCCGCTTTATGATGCACCGCTCACCAGCACAGATACCCAGCGCCACCCCTCCTTGCCCTTGCACCGCGAAGTGCTAAGTTCATGGACAATGTTCAGTGCAAACGGAGACCCGAGTGAAGAAAACCCCATAAATATGCTGCGCGAGGTCACGCCCGGTTTTGATGTAAACCGCTTGGCGAGTTTATACGGCGGGCTATCGGCCAAGTTCCCGAATGATCGCTTGGGTATTACCCATTTTCTGGCCGACGGCAATTTCAGTTCTTATTCCTACGAGCGTTTTTATGACGACATTGAAAATAAACCCGATACCGATACCAAGCTCAACAAGTTGCGTGAAAAATGGCAGCAAGACACTCAAGACAACCTGATCCCGCTGTTGGCTGCCACAGGTAACTGGAGTTATTACTTCCCCATGTACCGCAACTTTAACGAAAGCCACTGCACTACGGTGCTGGATTTCCGTTACGGCGAAATAGAGGAGCTGGGCCTGTCGCTTTACGATTTCATGAACAACGTGGTGAACTATCGCGGCGGTGCGCCATTGCGCGCGGTAGAAACAGATAAGGTTTCCGACTACGTCAACAACCACGACTGGTTTTACGATTTGATAGAAGGTTTGCTTTAA
- a CDS encoding MOSC domain-containing protein, which translates to MAISLTDLYIYPVKSLHGLRLAHAQLDIKGLADDRRWMIIDENNRFVTQRTLPKLATLRTRLSEHRLVITASTGECEIARHYEGCGSPFSARIWNDEVQVLDEGASVSRWLTEALAHPRPLRLVRLSNTPRPQSKPQYLGQAHTVFADMAPLLIANQASLDALNQALIQKGEQPVPMNRFRPNIVINGLPAFAEHRLATLSGPHFELTLAYPCERCVMTTVDQTHGTRHPAMEPYRTLTGLNAMPAYGEGDFHKAPNPKTPAFGENAYLTGTHTTSLNVGETLRASYKK; encoded by the coding sequence GTGGCCATTAGCCTCACAGATCTCTACATCTACCCGGTAAAAAGCTTGCACGGCCTACGCCTGGCGCACGCCCAGCTCGATATCAAAGGCCTGGCAGATGACCGCCGCTGGATGATCATCGATGAGAATAACCGCTTCGTCACCCAGCGCACACTGCCAAAACTTGCCACCCTGCGCACCCGCCTGAGCGAACACAGGCTTGTGATTACAGCTTCCACAGGCGAGTGCGAAATTGCACGCCACTATGAAGGCTGCGGTTCCCCCTTTAGCGCGCGCATCTGGAATGATGAGGTTCAAGTACTCGATGAAGGTGCCTCGGTCAGCCGGTGGCTTACCGAGGCGCTGGCCCACCCTAGGCCCCTACGCCTGGTGCGGCTGAGCAATACACCGCGCCCGCAATCGAAACCGCAATACTTGGGCCAGGCACACACGGTGTTTGCCGATATGGCACCGCTTTTAATCGCCAATCAGGCAAGCCTGGATGCGCTCAACCAGGCACTCATTCAAAAAGGCGAACAGCCAGTGCCAATGAACCGGTTCAGGCCCAATATTGTTATTAACGGCCTGCCCGCCTTTGCCGAACACCGGCTTGCCACATTGAGCGGCCCGCACTTTGAACTCACCCTCGCCTACCCTTGCGAGCGCTGCGTGATGACCACCGTGGATCAAACCCATGGCACCCGGCACCCGGCCATGGAACCCTACCGCACGCTTACGGGTTTAAATGCCATGCCGGCCTATGGTGAAGGGGATTTTCATAAAGCGCCCAACCCCAAAACGCCCGCCTTTGGTGAAAACGCCTACCTCACGGGTACACATACCACCTCATTAAACGTGGGCGAAACATTGCGCGCCAGCTACAAAAAATAG
- a CDS encoding DUF1244 domain-containing protein → MSKIADLDTQTQLELEAAAFRRLVQHLDERKDVQNIDLMNLAGFCRNCLSKWYKAAAEEKGIAIDYDAARERVYGMPYSEWKAQYQQPATTEQLTAFASKPEENK, encoded by the coding sequence GTGAGCAAAATAGCCGATCTTGATACCCAAACCCAACTGGAACTGGAAGCCGCTGCCTTTCGCCGCTTGGTACAACATTTGGATGAGCGCAAAGACGTACAAAACATCGACCTCATGAACCTGGCCGGTTTTTGTCGCAACTGCCTGAGCAAATGGTACAAGGCCGCCGCCGAAGAAAAAGGCATTGCAATAGATTACGATGCCGCACGCGAGCGCGTATACGGCATGCCCTACAGCGAGTGGAAAGCGCAATACCAACAACCGGCCACCACCGAACAGCTCACCGCGTTTGCGAGTAAGCCTGAAGAAAATAAGTAA
- the glp gene encoding gephyrin-like molybdotransferase Glp: MKSALTPVADALARILAAAQPITATEQRPIAECLGCALAEDLHAPINVPFEDNCAMDGYAVCTGDLLAAPLAISQRIAAGQAAEPLALGSCARIFTGAPIPPGADAVVMQEQCERQDDHVQFPYGVTPGNNIRRAGSDLKKGERVLACGHLLQPQDLGLLASLGLGRATVVRPLRVAIISTGDELTAPGTPLSSGKIYNSNGPMLCALLTKLGITARHSQLPDNPQALRKGLQEAAATADLVITSGGVSVGEEDHVKQCVADLGELMVWKLALKPGKPLAFGRIAHTPFFGLPGNPVAVFVTFMLFVRPFIKRLQGLREVQPLSLKARANFARPQSNIREEYLRVRLQNDNSITAYPDQNSGVLSSTSWANALARIPPHTQVNKGDTLDTFLFSELLT, from the coding sequence GTGAAAAGCGCCCTCACCCCGGTGGCCGATGCGCTGGCGCGTATATTGGCAGCGGCACAACCCATCACGGCCACCGAGCAGCGCCCGATCGCAGAATGCCTGGGTTGTGCGCTCGCAGAAGACCTGCACGCCCCCATCAACGTGCCCTTTGAAGACAACTGCGCGATGGATGGCTACGCCGTGTGCACCGGCGATTTACTCGCCGCACCGCTGGCAATCAGCCAGCGCATTGCCGCAGGCCAAGCGGCCGAACCGCTGGCACTTGGCAGCTGTGCCCGCATTTTTACTGGCGCCCCCATTCCACCGGGCGCCGATGCAGTAGTAATGCAAGAGCAATGCGAGCGCCAAGACGACCACGTGCAATTTCCCTATGGCGTAACCCCCGGCAACAATATTCGCCGCGCCGGTTCAGACCTGAAAAAAGGCGAACGGGTACTGGCCTGTGGCCACCTGTTGCAGCCGCAAGACCTGGGCCTTTTGGCATCACTGGGGCTCGGCCGCGCCACCGTTGTGCGCCCCTTGCGCGTGGCCATAATTTCCACGGGCGATGAACTCACCGCACCCGGCACACCACTGAGTTCCGGCAAAATTTACAACTCCAATGGCCCCATGCTTTGTGCACTGCTCACCAAACTTGGCATTACCGCCCGGCACAGCCAATTACCCGACAACCCCCAGGCGCTGCGCAAAGGCCTGCAAGAGGCAGCCGCCACCGCAGACCTGGTAATTACCAGTGGCGGCGTTTCCGTGGGCGAGGAAGATCATGTTAAACAATGCGTAGCAGACTTAGGCGAGCTGATGGTGTGGAAGCTGGCGCTCAAGCCCGGCAAACCCCTTGCCTTCGGGCGCATCGCACACACACCATTTTTTGGTTTGCCCGGCAACCCGGTGGCAGTATTCGTGACCTTTATGCTATTTGTGCGCCCGTTTATCAAACGCCTGCAAGGCTTGCGCGAAGTTCAACCCCTGAGCCTTAAGGCGCGCGCCAACTTTGCACGCCCACAATCGAATATTCGGGAAGAATATTTACGCGTGCGGCTACAAAACGACAACAGTATTACCGCCTACCCCGATCAAAACTCCGGCGTATTATCCTCAACCAGTTGGGCCAATGCCTTGGCCCGCATACCACCGCATACCCAGGTAAACAAGGGTGATACACTAGACACATTTTTATTTAGCGAGTTATTAACGTGA
- the moaB gene encoding molybdenum cofactor biosynthesis protein B, which translates to MTEFQPLNIAVLTVSDTRTEDTDNSGRTLVEALTGAGHTLAHKSIVKDDIYQIRAACSQWIANNDVNAILITGGTGFAGRDSTPEAIAPLLDKEITGFGELFRQVSYQDIGTSTIQSRALGGLANYTAIFCLPGSTNACKTGWQLIAEQLDARHKPCNFVALLMEKPTRPQP; encoded by the coding sequence ATGACTGAATTCCAGCCGTTAAATATTGCCGTGTTAACCGTGTCAGATACCCGCACCGAAGACACCGACAACTCCGGGCGCACACTGGTTGAAGCACTCACTGGCGCCGGCCACACCCTGGCCCATAAAAGTATCGTCAAAGACGACATCTACCAGATTCGCGCCGCCTGCTCGCAGTGGATTGCTAACAATGACGTCAACGCCATTTTAATCACCGGCGGCACGGGCTTTGCCGGACGCGATTCCACGCCCGAGGCCATAGCCCCTTTGCTGGATAAAGAAATCACAGGCTTCGGCGAGCTGTTTCGGCAGGTGTCTTACCAAGACATAGGCACCTCTACCATCCAATCGCGCGCGCTGGGCGGGCTGGCCAATTACACCGCTATTTTTTGCCTGCCAGGCTCCACCAATGCCTGTAAAACCGGCTGGCAACTCATTGCCGAGCAATTGGATGCGCGCCACAAGCCCTGCAATTTTGTGGCACTGCTCATGGAAAAACCCACGAGGCCACAGCCGTGA
- the mobB gene encoding molybdopterin-guanine dinucleotide biosynthesis protein B, translating into MKIIGITGWKNSGKTTLVARLVAELCARGLRISTVKHAHHNCDIDQPGRDSFQHREAGAHQVLLASSKRWALMQELRDEPEPELDALLPQLAPVDLVVVEGFKLAGHPKIQVIRSANNRAPLPEQAQNLVAIATDDPQLAPADYGCSGPRLPIDDIGQIADFVQAFTGAEPSRCAPSGALPHD; encoded by the coding sequence ATGAAGATCATTGGCATCACCGGCTGGAAAAACAGCGGCAAAACCACTCTGGTTGCCCGCCTTGTGGCCGAGCTGTGCGCGCGGGGCTTGCGCATTTCAACGGTAAAACACGCCCACCACAACTGCGATATCGATCAACCCGGGCGCGACAGCTTCCAGCACCGCGAGGCCGGGGCGCACCAGGTATTGCTGGCCTCCAGCAAGCGCTGGGCGCTCATGCAAGAGCTGCGCGATGAACCCGAGCCTGAACTGGATGCACTGCTGCCCCAGCTGGCGCCGGTAGATCTGGTGGTGGTAGAGGGCTTCAAGCTTGCCGGGCACCCAAAAATCCAGGTGATTCGCAGCGCAAACAATCGCGCACCCTTGCCCGAACAGGCACAAAACCTGGTGGCCATTGCCACCGACGACCCGCAGCTAGCGCCGGCCGATTATGGCTGCAGTGGGCCGCGCCTTCCCATAGACGATATCGGCCAGATTGCCGACTTTGTACAAGCATTTACCGGCGCAGAACCTTCCCGTTGCGCGCCATCAGGAGCCTTGCCCCATGACTGA